The Streptomyces sp. Je 1-332 genome has a window encoding:
- a CDS encoding maleylpyruvate isomerase family mycothiol-dependent enzyme, giving the protein MTATTYTHDEAYDPERPGRLLRTERDLLIPLLRAADDSAYAIRTCCPGWTVRHVLAHCSSALARVVEKRFEEGVYSPESNDRDIAERADWPNSRIVDELEHGMTEAGAVMVAFKGRLDGVALGEWVHAGDVREAWGLPGAYGGAGLGDALTLLGEYSRSTSAVSLHADVDGWDEPLSLGVPDGRRPPARYIGDAPTLVRLYTGRPLAGTRYELAGAREGELPLFD; this is encoded by the coding sequence ATGACTGCGACCACGTACACACATGACGAGGCGTACGATCCCGAGCGCCCGGGACGCCTGCTGCGCACCGAACGCGACCTGCTGATCCCGCTGTTGAGGGCCGCCGACGACTCCGCCTACGCGATCAGGACCTGCTGTCCGGGCTGGACGGTGCGGCATGTGCTCGCGCACTGCAGCTCGGCGCTGGCGCGCGTCGTCGAGAAGCGGTTCGAGGAGGGCGTGTACAGCCCGGAGAGCAACGACCGCGACATCGCCGAGCGCGCCGACTGGCCCAACTCCCGCATCGTGGACGAGCTCGAGCACGGCATGACGGAGGCGGGTGCGGTCATGGTGGCGTTCAAGGGGCGGCTCGACGGTGTGGCGCTGGGGGAGTGGGTGCATGCGGGGGATGTGCGGGAGGCGTGGGGGCTGCCGGGGGCGTATGGAGGGGCGGGGCTCGGGGATGCGTTGACGCTGCTGGGGGAGTACAGCAGGTCGACGTCGGCGGTTTCGCTGCATGCGGATGTGGACGGGTGGGATGAGCCGCTTTCCCTGGGCGTTCCGGACGGCCGGCGTCCGCCGGCCCGCTACATCGGGGACGCGCCGACCCTGGTCCGTCTGTACACGGGGCGGCCTCTTGCGGGGACGCGGTATGAGTTGGCGGGGGCGAGGGAGGGGGAGCTGCCGCTCTTCGACTGA
- a CDS encoding GNAT family N-acetyltransferase — protein sequence MLSMGGDQVEEAVAHAAKVLRAAVGLDWSVRAGGLDWSCLETAEHIAGDLVAYAGQLTGRAQDAYVPFEIAFDEGAGPEDAIRVIESTGGLLSAVVRTTPPGVRAYHPYPHGSADAVGFAAMGVAEVLLHTYDIAQALGVDAKPPAALCEAVLAWLFPQVPPARAPEDHWATLLWATGRGTLPGRPRLDKWRWHNALSIPAGRIALREVSPAAAADLAAGGPGGLTWIEGGPFDGTRRAAEMVTKAYASGVHRPEWGMFALVRAEDEVAVGGMGFHGPPDEEGIAEVGYDLAVGARGRGYASEALDSLSAWALARPELSALLALIEPANEPSQRVALRASYVRASDRGDLRAYLRRG from the coding sequence ATGCTTTCCATGGGTGGGGACCAGGTCGAGGAAGCCGTGGCGCACGCGGCGAAGGTGCTGCGTGCGGCAGTCGGGCTCGACTGGAGCGTGCGGGCGGGTGGCCTCGACTGGAGCTGCCTGGAGACGGCCGAGCACATCGCGGGTGACCTCGTCGCGTACGCGGGGCAGTTGACGGGCCGCGCGCAGGACGCGTACGTGCCCTTCGAGATCGCCTTCGACGAGGGCGCGGGCCCCGAGGACGCGATCCGCGTCATCGAGTCGACCGGCGGCCTGCTCTCGGCGGTGGTGCGCACCACGCCGCCGGGGGTCAGGGCCTACCACCCGTACCCGCACGGCAGCGCGGACGCGGTGGGCTTCGCGGCGATGGGCGTCGCGGAGGTACTGCTGCACACGTACGACATCGCGCAGGCCCTCGGCGTGGACGCGAAGCCGCCGGCCGCGCTCTGCGAGGCGGTGCTCGCCTGGCTCTTCCCGCAGGTTCCGCCCGCGCGCGCACCCGAGGACCACTGGGCGACGCTGCTCTGGGCCACGGGCCGCGGCACCCTGCCGGGGCGCCCCCGCCTCGACAAGTGGCGCTGGCACAACGCCCTCTCGATCCCCGCGGGCCGGATCGCGCTGCGGGAGGTCTCCCCCGCGGCGGCGGCGGATCTCGCGGCGGGCGGGCCGGGGGGCCTGACGTGGATCGAGGGCGGGCCCTTCGACGGGACGCGGCGGGCCGCGGAGATGGTGACGAAGGCGTACGCGTCCGGGGTGCACCGGCCCGAGTGGGGCATGTTCGCCCTGGTGCGGGCGGAGGACGAGGTGGCGGTCGGCGGCATGGGCTTCCACGGGCCGCCGGACGAGGAGGGGATCGCCGAGGTCGGCTATGACCTGGCGGTCGGCGCGCGGGGCCGGGGGTACGCCTCGGAGGCCCTGGACTCCCTCTCCGCCTGGGCGCTGGCCCGCCCGGAACTCTCCGCGCTCCTGGCCCTGATCGAACCCGCCAACGAGCCCTCGCAGAGGGTGGCCCTCCGGGCGTCGTACGTCCGAGCCTCGGACCGCGGGGACCTCCGGGCTTACCTGCGGCGGGGTTAG